The stretch of DNA CGTAGCCGAATTCTCGGGAGTAGTTCTTGATGCTTTTGATTTCGCTGAACGGGATGGTGTGGACGATGCCGTCGATGTCGCGTAGGCGCACGGTGCGGATGGTCAGGCCTTCGACGGTGCCGAGGTGACCGCCGACGTCGACGTAGTCGTCGATCGCCAGTGAGTCTTCGATGATGATGAACAGGCCGGTGATCAGGTCCGCCACCAGCGACTGCGCACCGAAACCGATGGCCAGACCGATCACACCGGCACCGGCCAGCAGTGGTGTGACGTTCATGCCCATGTTCGCCAGGGCGACGATCAGCGCGATGATGAAGATCGCCACGAACAGCACGTTGCGGATCAGCGGCATCATCGTCTGCGCGCGGGCATTCGCCAGGCCTTTGCGCGAGCGGGTGAGGGCGTGATGCACGGCGGTGTCGGCGAGGATCCAGATCAGCCAGGAGAAAATCAGCGTGCCGATCAGGCTGAACAGTTTGACGCTGACGTCATGCCCTTCGCCCTCGGCGAAACCGATCAGCGATTTGCCCCATACGCGCAGGCCGAGTTCGATGAAGGTCAGCCACACCAGCAGGTGGGCGAGGGTGTAGAAGAAGCTTTTCAGGCGCTCCGAGTACAATGCATGGCGCTTCGGCCCGCGCTGTGGTTTGAGCGAATGACGGCGCACGAGGCCATTGATCACCATGCACATCACCAGCAGCACCGTGCAGATCAGCGACTGGCGCAGGGCGGTGCTGGTGTCTCCGGCGGAGACGAAGGTGGCGAACAGCGAGATCCCGACCAGTACCAGCGCGGGCATGTACCAGAAGGTGCCAAGGATATCGATGGTGTCGCTGAGGGCGCGGCGGGTCAGGCGGCGGGACAGGGGCTGGTTGCGGATCAGGTGCGCGATCGGCCGGCGGAAACGCAGGATGAACAGGCCGGTGAACAGCGCCGCGAGGACATTGGTGATGGTCGCGGTGGTGTGCGCCAGGTGCACGCCGAGGCTTTCCACCAGGCGCGGATCGTTCAGCGCTTCACCAAACGCGGCGAAGCTGCCGATCAGCCAGAGTGGGCGGAAGGCCTGATGGCGCAGGATGTACAGCGCCCGGTGCCGGTGCGGGCCGTCGAGCAGCGAGAACGCGATCACGCAGATCGCCGAGAAACAGGTGCCTACCACCAGCGCATAAGCCAGCACCATCGCCAGGCTCTTGCCCAATGACGATGGCAACGCGTAGCTCATGTAGACGGTGATGACCAGCGCGATCAGCCACGGCCCGAGCTTGCGCAGGGCGAAGCGCAGCATGTCGAGAGCCTTGGGGTGCTGGGGTAGCTCTTCGGTCAGGCCGAAGCGCATGCGTACCCGGTGCCCGAGCCAGATCAGCGCGGCGGCCAGCAGGCTCCAGACCATCAGGATCACGGCAAAGCCGAAGATGATCGGCAGCCATTCACTGGCCGGCAGCATCAGGTTGTCGAGCTCACCCCGGGCCTGATCGAATTCGTTGGACCAGCGGGTGAGCGGGCTGTCGGCGCCGGAGAACTGTTTCTCGAAATTGGCCAGCGTGCCGCCGATCAGTCCCAGGACGCCTTCTTCGGGTGAGGCCTGGGCTTTTTTCGTGGCGTCGCGCAGCTTTTTCAGATCGCTCAGCAACTGCGCTCGTTGCTTGTCGTTTTCCAGCGACTTGATGACTTCATCCAGCGACTGGCCCAGTGGTTCCTGCGCCTCGGGTTGCGCCTTGGTGTTGTTGAGCAGCCCCGGCAAGCCGACCGCGTGGGCAGGGGCCAGCGGCAGCAGCGTCATCAGGCAGACAAGGAACAGGCAGGGCAGAGCAAACAGACGAGCGAACACTAGGCGGTCAACCTCGCAAAGGGGCGAATTGAGCGAGTGTACGAGCCAGCCAGAATCAATGCGAGCCGGGCGCTGATTTATTCGTTGAGTTTGGCGAGGATCTTGTAGACCACGGTCGCCAGGATCATCAGCATGCCGATCCACATGGCGAAGACACCGGCGTTTTTGTCGCGGAAGTTGAAACCGATGGCCAGCAGGATCATCCCGCTCAGGATCGGGACGAGCATGGCGTGGAACGAAGACATCGAGATCATGGAGACTGCCTTGTCGAAGGGAATGATTTAAGTCTAGGTCGGTTTCTGCAGCAGGGGGTGATGTGTATCAGGAATGATTCGGTTCTACGATGAATCATTGTCATCTGAACGACCGCTTTCGCGAGCAAGCCCGCTCCCACAGTTTGAAATGCATTCCAATGTCTGAACAAGCCTGCTCCCACAGTTTGAAATGCATTCCTATGTGTGAGCAAGCCAGCTCCCACAGGTTGAAATGCATTCCCATGTGGGAGCGAGCCTGCTCGCGAAGCTTTTAAGGCAGCTCGCGCGAGGCGTAGAACGCGCTCAGCACTTTGACCAGGTGTGCCAGGTCGTGGCTGCCGCACAGTTCGCGGA from Pseudomonas sp. P8_229 encodes:
- a CDS encoding mechanosensitive ion channel family protein, which gives rise to MFARLFALPCLFLVCLMTLLPLAPAHAVGLPGLLNNTKAQPEAQEPLGQSLDEVIKSLENDKQRAQLLSDLKKLRDATKKAQASPEEGVLGLIGGTLANFEKQFSGADSPLTRWSNEFDQARGELDNLMLPASEWLPIIFGFAVILMVWSLLAAALIWLGHRVRMRFGLTEELPQHPKALDMLRFALRKLGPWLIALVITVYMSYALPSSLGKSLAMVLAYALVVGTCFSAICVIAFSLLDGPHRHRALYILRHQAFRPLWLIGSFAAFGEALNDPRLVESLGVHLAHTTATITNVLAALFTGLFILRFRRPIAHLIRNQPLSRRLTRRALSDTIDILGTFWYMPALVLVGISLFATFVSAGDTSTALRQSLICTVLLVMCMVINGLVRRHSLKPQRGPKRHALYSERLKSFFYTLAHLLVWLTFIELGLRVWGKSLIGFAEGEGHDVSVKLFSLIGTLIFSWLIWILADTAVHHALTRSRKGLANARAQTMMPLIRNVLFVAIFIIALIVALANMGMNVTPLLAGAGVIGLAIGFGAQSLVADLITGLFIIIEDSLAIDDYVDVGGHLGTVEGLTIRTVRLRDIDGIVHTIPFSEIKSIKNYSREFGYAIFRVAVPYNMEIDDAIKLMREVGQKMRTDPLQRRNIWSPLEIQGVESFESGSAILRARFKTAPIKQWEVSRAFNLSLKRHLDEAGLDLATPRMSVQVITAGGGQPKE